In Ostrea edulis chromosome 4, xbOstEdul1.1, whole genome shotgun sequence, a single window of DNA contains:
- the LOC130053764 gene encoding craniofacial development protein 2-like — MKRYHLDILGISECRWTDSGKIRTQTGEMILYSGRKDNHHSNGVAIAISKEKAKTLYEWAPINDRIITARFWSNYIKTTLIQVYAPTNDADEESKDNFYEQLQGVIDNTPRHDIIILTGDINAKVGNKQEGEDGIVGKYGLHSERNDNGERFASFCAINNLAISSTMFKHKDIHKQTWTSPNGEHKNQIDHVAVNGRFKRSVLDVRAQRGADVGSDHNLVITKVMLKLHKIGKKPISSTRFETCKLKVPEVRKQFQIELRNRFNALSEDNTIGPNPDDIEERWNNIKTAYNETAINVLGYRKRKNQEWISQGSWKKVEERRVLKFASVSHKYAS; from the coding sequence ATGAAGAGATACCACCTAGATATACTTGGAATAAGCGAATGCAGATGGACAGATTCTGGAAAAATCAGAACCCAGACAGGTGAAATGATACTGTATTCTGGAAGAAAAGATAACCATCACAGTAATGGAGTTGCTATTGCTATATCAAAGGAGAAAGCCAAGACATTATACGAATGGGCACCCATTAACGACCGTATCATAACTGCCAGGTTCTGGtcaaactatataaaaacaacattaatacaaGTGTATGCACCTACCAATGATGCAGACGAGGAatcaaaagataatttttacGAACAACTACAGGGAGTCATAGACAACACTCCACGCCATGATATTATAATTCTAACTGGCGATATTAATGCAAAAGTAGGTAACAAACAGGAAGGAGAGGATGGAATTGTTGGAAAGTATGGTTTACACTCGGAAAGGAACGATAATGGAGAAAGATTTGCATCATTTTGTGCCATCAACAACTTGGCAATATCTTCAACAATGTTTAAACATAAAGACATACACAAGCAGACATGGACTTCACCAAATGGTGAACACAAGAACCAGATAGACCATGTAGCAGTCAATGGGCGCTTTAAAAGATCTGTATTGGATGTCAGAGCACAACGAGGTGCAGATGTCGGATCTGACCACAATTTAGTCATCACAAAAGTAATGCTTAAACTGCACAAAATAGGAAAGAAACCAATATCTTCAACAAGATTCGAGACATGCAAACTTAAGGTACCAGAAGTTCGGAAACAATTCCAAATAGAACTGAGGAATAGATTTAATGCACTCAGTGAAGACAACACCATAGGTCCCAATCCTGATGATATAGAGGAAAGATGGAACAACATTAAAACTGCATATAATGAAACTGCCATAAACGTACTTGGCTATAGAAAAAGGAAAAACCAGGAATGGATAAGCCAGGGCAGTTGGAAAAAGGTAGAAG